One genomic window of Saccopteryx bilineata isolate mSacBil1 chromosome 4, mSacBil1_pri_phased_curated, whole genome shotgun sequence includes the following:
- the CPNE6 gene encoding copine-6, which produces MSDPEMGWVPEPPAMTLGASRVELRVSCHGLLDRDTLTKPHPCVLLKVYSDEQWVEVERTEVLRSCSNPVFSRVLALEYFFEEKQPLQFHVFDAEDGATSPSNDTFLGSTECTLGQIVSQTKVTKPLLLKNGKTAGKSTITIVAEEVSGTNDYVQLTFRAHKLDNKDFFSKSDPFMEIYKTNEDQSDQLVWRTEVVKNNLNPSWEPFRLSLHSLCSCDINRPLKFLVYDYDSSGKHDFIGEFTSTFQEMQEGTANPGQEMQWDCINPKYRDKKKNYKSSGTIVLAQCTVEKVHTFLDYIMGGCQISFTVAIDFTASNGDPTSSQSLHCLSPRQPNHYLQALRAVGGICQDYDSDKRFPAFGFGARIPPNFEVSHDFAINFDPENPECEEISGVITSYRRCLPQIQLYGPTNVAPIINRVAEPAQREQSTHQATKYSVLLVLTDGVVSDMAETRTAIVRASRLPMSIIIVGVGNADFSDMRLLDGDDGPLRCPRGVPAARDIVQFVPFRDFKDAAPSALAKCVLAEVPRQVVEYYASQGISPGVPRAGTPATTPSSSP; this is translated from the exons ATGTCGGACCCTGAGATGGGATGGGTGCCTGAGCCCCCAGCCATGACACTGGGGGCCTCGCGGGTGGAGCTTCGGGTATCCTGCCATGGCCTCTTGGACCGAGACACACTCACCAAGCCCCACCCCTGCGTGCTGCTCAAGGTCTACTCTGATGAGCAGTGGGTGGAG GTGGAGCGCACGGAGGTGCTGCGCTCCTGCTCCAACCCCGTCTTCTCCCGGGTGCTGGCCCTTGAATACTTTTTTGAGGAAAAGCAGCCCCTGCAGTTCCATGTGTTTGATGCTGAGGATGGAGCCACCAGCCCCAGCAATGACACCTTCCTTGGCTCTACAGAGTGCACCTTGGGCcag ATTGTGTCACAAACCAAGGTCACTAAGCCATTACTGCTGAAGAATGGGAAGACTGCGGGCAAGTCCACCATCACG ATCGTGGCCGAGGAGGTGTCTGGCACCAATGACTATGTGCAGCTCACCTTCAGAGCCCACAAGCTGGACAACAAG GATTTTTTCAGCAAGTCTGACCCTTTCATGGAGATCTATAAGACCAATGAGGACCAAAGTGACCAGCTGGTCTGGAGGACCGAG GTGGTGAAGAACAACCTGAACCCCAGCTGGGAGCCATTCCGCCTGTCCCTGCACTCCCTATGCAGCTGTGACATCAACCGGCCACTCAAG TTCCTGGTGTATGACTATGACTCAAGTGGGAAACATGACTTCATTGGAGAGTTCACTAGCACCTTCCAGGAGATGCAGGAAGGAACAGCAAATCCTGGACAAGAG ATGCAGTGGGACTGCATCAACCCTAAATATCGGGACAAGAAGAAGAACTACAAGAGCTCAGGGACCATAGTTCTGGCCCAGTGCACG GTGGAAAAGGTGCACACCTTCCTGGATTACATCATGGGCGGCTGCCAGATCAGTTTCACG GTGGCCATCGACTTCACTGCCTCCAATGGGGACCCAACGAGCAGCCAGTCCCTACACTGCCTCAGCCCCCGCCAACCCAACCACTACCTGCAGGCCCTGCGTGCAGTGGGAGGCATCTGCCAAGACTATGACAG TGATAAGCGGTTCCCAGCGTTTGGCTTTGGGGCTCGAATCCCTCCCAACTTCGAG GTGTCCCATGACTTTGCTATCAACTTTGACCCGGAAAATCCGGAATGTGAAG AGATCTCGGGGGTCATCACCTCCTACCGCCGTTGCCTGCCCCAGATCCAGCTCTATGGCCCCACCAACGTGGCCCCCATCATCAACCGTGTGGCAGAACCAGCCCAGCGGGAGCAGAGCACCCACCAAGCCACG AAGTACTCGGTGCTGCTGGTGCTCACAGACGGCGTGGTGAGCGATATGGCTGAGACCCGCACCGCCATAGTGCGCGCCTCCCGCCTGCCAATGTCCATCATCATAGTGGGAGTGGGCAATGCTGACTTCTCCGACATGAGGCTGCTGGATGGCGACGACGGTCCCTTGCGCTGCCCTCGAGGGGTGCCCGCAGCCCGCGACATCGTCCAGTTCGTGCCCTTCCGGGACTTCAAGGAT GCTGCACCCTCTGCGCTGGCAAAGTGCGTCCTGGCTGAGGTGCCGCGACAGGTGGTGGAGTACTACGCCAGCCAGGGCATCAGCCCGGGAGTGCCCAGGGCCGGCACACCGGCTACGACCCCCAGCTCTAGCCCATGA
- the NRL gene encoding neural retina-specific leucine zipper protein, with protein MALPPSPLAMEYVNDFDLMKFEVKREPSEGRSGPLTASLGSTPYSSVPPSPTFSEPGMAGTTEGPRPGLEELYWLATLQQQLGAGEALGLSPEEAVELLQGQSPVPVEGPHCYYPESPEETGAQHAQLAERFSDAALVSMSVRELNRQLRGCARDEALRLKQRRRTLKNRGYAQACRSKRLQQRRGLEAERARLAVQLDALRAEVARLARERDLYKARCDRLSSSGPGSGDHSYFFL; from the exons ATGGCACTGCCTCCCAGCCCCCTGGCCATGGAATATGTCAATGACTTTGACTTGATGAAGTTTGAGGTAAAGCGGGAACCTTCTGAGGGAAGATCTGGCCCCCTCACAGCCTCACTGGGCTCCACACCTTACAGCTCAGTGCCTCCTTCACCCACATTCAGTGAGCCAGGCATGGCGGGTACCACTGAAGGCCCCCGGCCAGGCCTGGAGGAGCTGTACTGGCTGGCCACCCTGCAGCAGCAGCTGGGGGCTGGAGAGGCACTGGGGCTGAGTCctgaagaggctgtggagctgCTGCAAGGTCAGAGCCCAGTCCCTGTTGAGGGACCCCACTGCTACTACCCAGAAAGCCCAGAGGAGACAGGAGCCCAGCATGCCCAG CTGGCCGAGCGGTTTTCCGACGCGGCGCTGGTGTCGATGTCTGTGCGGGAGTTAAACCGACAGCTGCGGGGCTGCGCGCGCGACGAGGCGCTGCGGCTGAAGCAGAGGCGCCGCACGTTGAAGAACCGCGGGTACGCGCAGGCCTGTCGCTCCAAGCGGCTGCAGCAGCGGCGCGGGCTGGAGGCGGAGCGTGCCCGCCTGGCTGTCCAGCTGGACGCGCTGCGGGCCGAGGTGGCCCGCCTGGCCAGGGAGCGAGACCTGTACAAGGCTCGTTGCGACCGGCTGTCCTCCAGCGGCCCTGGGTCCGGGGACCACTCCTACTTCTTCCTCTGA